One segment of Rhipicephalus sanguineus isolate Rsan-2018 chromosome 6, BIME_Rsan_1.4, whole genome shotgun sequence DNA contains the following:
- the LOC119397157 gene encoding uncharacterized protein LOC119397157 has product MTDSNAPSTEQASRLQDVSAVQLRLPSFWSQDPQVWFHQVKRQFSLYHIASETTRYYHVASVLPPEVASELSDVVSNPLDTTPYQHLKTKVLERFMPSERVRLQQLLAEGDLGDRRPSQLLRRMRQLLGEHAVSAHSELLRELFLQRLSQPIRLVLAAAGDISLDRLAELAHQVHVVTSPPVNAVLPPAGAAISRLKVRTDELAASIAALRNPLQETRSPRSGRRALPRTREAQSPSPPPLGWYHRRFRHRAATCTPPCSWQGNACRDH; this is encoded by the coding sequence ATGACGGACTCGAATGCACCTTCAACTGAACAAGCctcacgtctgcaggacgtctCGGCCGTGCAACTGCGTCTGCCATCTTTCTGGTCACAGGACCCGCAAGTTTGGTTTCACCAGGTCAAGAGGCAATTCTCCCTGTACCACATTGCCTCGGAAACGACACGCTACTACCATGTAGCCTCAGTCCTTCCTCCTGAAGTTGCCAGCGAGCTATCCGACGTTGTCTCCAACCCCTTGGACACTACGCCATATCAGCACCTTAAAACCAAGGTGCTGGAGCGATTCATGCCTTCGGAACGCGTCCGCCTACAGCAGCTCCTTGCAGAGGGGGACCTTGGCGACAGGCGCCCCTCGCAACTACTGCGCCGAATGCGACAGCTTCTTGGGGAGCACGCCGTCTCTGCCCACTCAGAATTGCTTCGCGAGCTCTTCCTCCAACGCCTTTCTCAGCCAATCCGCCTCGTCCTCGCGGCGGCCGGCGACATCAGCCTCGACCGCCTGGCGGAACTCGCCCATCAGGTTCATGTAGTGACCTCCCCACCTGTCAACGCTGTCTTACCACCAGCCGGCGCAGCAATTTCGCGCCTGAAGGTCCGCACCGACGAACTCGCCGCCTCCATTGCCGCGCTCCGGAACCCCCTGCAGGAGACTCGTTCGCCTCGTTCCGGTCGTCGAGCTCTTCCACGCACACGAGAGGCTCAGAGTCCCAGCCCTCCACCTCTCGGCTGGTACCACCGGCGTTTCCGACACCGAGCCGCGACGTGTACACCTCCATGTTCGTGGCAGGGAAACGCCTGCCGGGATCACTGA